From Streptomyces sp. NBC_01551:
CGGATGGTGGGGGCACACCCCACACCGGACATCAGCCTCGCGCGACAGGGCGGAGCAGGAGGGCCTCATGAAGCACCTCAAGGTGGCGGACCTGATGACCGACGAGGTCGTCTCAGTGGCCCCGGGCACCGCCTTCAAGGACGTGGCGAAGCTCCTCGCCCAGTACGACATCTCAGGAGTCCCTGTCCTGGATGACGAGGACCGTGTGGTGGGCGTCGTATCGCAGACGGACCTGCTGGCCCACACGTTGCCGGGGCACCATTCCTCCGAGCAGGGCATCACAGCGGCTGGGCCGCCTACCGCGGGTGACGTCATGTCCGTGCCCGCGGTCACCGTCCACGCCGAAGAGACAGTGGCTGACGCCGCCCGGCTGATGACCCGCCGGAGTATCGAACGCCTCCCCGTCGTGGACGTGGAGGACCGGCTCGTCGGCATCGTCACCCGCCGGGACCTGCTCCGCATGTTCCTGCGCCCGGACTCCGAGATACGCCGACGCGTCACCGGCGAGGTCCTCACGGAGGTGCTCGGTGTGCCGCCCGGTGACATCGACGTCCACGTGGTGGACGGGATCGTCACCCTGGACGGCCAGGTCGAGCGCCGGAGTCAGCTCCCCGCACTACTCAGCCTCGTCGAACGGCTCGACGGGGTCGTCGCCGTGGCATCACGCGTCACCGCCCGTACCGACGACACGGCAACCCACGCGGACCACGCCCGGCACGCAATGCCGTGGTGATGAGCGCCGGACCGGACGAAGGGAATCGCAGCCATGAAGACCCACGTGACCGTCGGAGTCGACGGCTCCGCGGAGAGCCGGGCAGCCGCACGCTGGGCCGCCCAGGAGGCCGTCCTGCGGCAGGTGCCGCTGCGCCTCGTGCACGCCGTCGACTGGCCCCTGGACCCGGTCTTCCCCGGCCTGGGCCGCCAGGACGTGGACCGTTGGGCGGACCAGGCCCTGACCGAAGCGGCGCAGGAGCTGCACGGGCGCCACCCACGCTTGGAGATCACCACCCGCTGCCTGACAGCACGGCCGGCAGCCGCTCTCGCGGCCGAGGCCGCCGACGCCGGGCTGCTGGTCCTGGGATCGCGTGGCCTGGGCGGTCTGGTCGGTTTCATCGTCGGCTCGGTGGCGATGTCCACCGTGGTCGCGACCGACACCCCGGTCGTCCTCGTTCGCCTCGCCGACGACCCGGACGGCCCGGGCACCGGCTCCAGCGGCGAGGTCGTCGTAGGCGTCGACATCCACGAAGCGTGCGACCGGGTACTCGCCTTCGCCTTCGAAGAGGCGGCGCGGCGCGACTGTCCGCTGCGGGCCGTGCACGGCTGGAAGATGCCGCCCGCCTACAGCTACGTCCCCTTCTTCGACCCGGACAACGAACGGGACATCGGCAGGAGCGTCACACACATGGTGGACGACATGCTGCTGCCCTGGCAGCACAAGTTCCCCGACGTGAACGTCAGCCACAACGTGTTCATGGGATCCGCGGGCGAGCATCTCATCCGGGCCTCGCAGGGCGCGGGACTCGTCGTCGTGGGACGCCATGTGCGCCGCTCCACGCTCGGCGCGCACCTGGGATCGGTCGCCCACGCGGTCCTGCACCACGCAGCAGCCCCCGTGGCGGTCATCGCCCACGACTGAAGGAGCCGTGGCAGTGGCCGGACCGCAGCAAAGCCCCGGACGGCCCTGCCCACGAACGGTCGCCCACCATCGCGAATACCGCCCGCGCCATCGAGGAGGAAGGCCATGAAGCACCTGCGCACCGTCGAGGACGTCATGACGCACGCCGTGATCTCCGTCGACCGAGGAACCGCGTTCAAGGACATCGTGGAAGAGCTGCGGATGTGGAACGTCAGCGCGCTCCCCGTCCTTGCCCAGGACGGACAGGTGGTCGGCGTCGTCTCCGAAGCCGACCTGCTGCTCAAGCCCCAAGGCACCGACACGGCCCACGACACCACCGCCGAGCAGCTGATGACCCGCCCGGCCGTGACCGTCACGAAGGACGCCACCATCCCCACCGCAGCACGTCTGATGGCCCGCAGGCACCTCAAGCGCCTCCCTGTGGTCGACGGCGACGGCCGCCTCGTCGGCGTCGTCAGCCGCGGCGACCTGCTCAAGGTCTTCCTGCGCCCGGACGAGGACATCGGCGCCGAGATTCGAGAACTGATCACGTACCAGCTGCTCCCACAACTCCCCGCCGAAGCGCACGTCCACGCGCACGGTCCCGTCGAGGTGCACGTCCACGTGGCAAACGGCATCGTCTACCTCAACGGTTCGCTGCCGGACCCCGCGTTGGAAGACATCGTCGTACGTGCCGCCGGCACCGTACCGGGCGTCGTCGACGTCAAGGCGGATTTCACCGCCCCCGTCTCCGCCTGAAGGCACCACCGCCATGAGGCACCGCAGTGTCGCGGACCTGATGACGCACACGGCCGTCACCGTCCGGCGCACGACCGCGTTCAAGGAGATCGCCCGGCTGCTGAGGGAGTTCGACATCACCGCCATGCCCGTGATCGACGAAGCCGGGCACCCGGTCGGCGTCGTCTCCGAAGCCGACCTTCTCCGTCGACGGCCTGCCGGTGGTGCGGCAACAGCCGAGGACCTGATGACGAGCCCGGCCGTCACGGCCCGACCCGGGTGGAGCGTGGTCCGCGCGGCCCGCATCATGCAGCGGCACCGGGTCAAGCGGCTGCCCGTCGTCGACGAGGAAGGCCGCGTGGTCGGCATCCTCAGTCGCAGCGATCTGATCCAGCTCTTCCTCCGCCGCGACCACGCGATACAGGAAGAAATCCTCGAGGACGTCCTCACCCGGACACTCCACCTCGCTCCTTCGGCCATCACCGTTGAAGTTGACGACGGGCTGGTGACGCTCAGCGGCACCGTGCCGCAGCCTGGCCTGCTGCCCGTGGTGGTGCGCCTCTGCCAGAGCGTCGACGGGGTCGTCGACGTCGACAACAGGCTCACCTCCACCGAGGCCGAACGGAGGTGACTGGGCGAGGAGGGCCGATCGGTCCCCGGTTGGCCCACTCGGACCTTCCCACGGGCAAGGCAAACGGAACAGCCTGAAAGCAGCCGACCACCCGACTCCAGGAGGAACACCATGTCGAACCGGATCACGGTAGGACTGGACGGATCGGGCGCCGGCAGCGCCGCTGCCGACTGGGCCGCGGATGAGGCCGAGCTGCGCGGCGCGGCTCTGGAACTCGTCCACGCGGAGGACTGGGCACAGTACGGGCCCTTCGCTGCTCCGCTCCCCGAACCGCGTCCTCAGTGGGCAGAGGACCTCCTGTCGCTCACGCGGGACCGGCTCCTACGCGAACACCGCACGCTCGACATCACCACCCGCACCACCAAGGGACTCGCGGCCTCCAAGGTCCTCGCCTCGTCCGCAGCAGATGCGGACCTGCTGGTCCTCGGCTCTCGTGGTCTCGGCGCTGTCGCCGGGTTCATCGTGGGCTCGACCGGCTCGGCGACCATCCCCGAGACCGACACGCCCGTCGTCCTCGTGCGCTCGACCGACGGCGAAGACCGGCCGCTCGGGCACGCGGACAATGCTGGAGCGGTGGTGCTCGGAGTGGACCTGCGCAGCAACTGCGACCGGCTCCTCGCCTTCGCGTGCGAGGAAGCGGACCGGCGGGGCTGCCCGCTCGTCGTCGTACACGGCTGGTCGCTCCCGCCGGTCTTCTCCTACGCTCCCGCCCTCGACCCCGGCGTTGAGAAGGAGATGGCCGAGGGACTCGAGACCACGCTCCGTGAGCTGCTGAGTCCCTGGGAGCGGAAGTACCCGCAACTCGCCGTCGACGCACGCATCGTCATCGGCCAGCCTGCCATCCAGATCCTGGACGTCGCGTCCGGCGCGGCACTCGTCGTGGTCGGCCGGCGTATCCGCCGTCCGGCACTCGGCGCCCGCATCGGCCCCATCACCCACGCGGTGATGCACCACGCCACCTCACCTGTCGCCATCGTGGCGCACGACTGAGGCTGCGCATAGACAGGAGCAGTCCAGTGACCACTACATACCTTGACCCCGATACCGTCATCCAGCTCGTCGGCGACGCCGTCACTGCCCCGTCCATGCACAACGCCCAGCCGTGGAAGTTCGTGTTCCATGTCGACAGCGGTGCCCTCGCTCTGTACGGCGACCGGGAACGCGCCATGCCGCGAACGGACCCGAACCACCGTGGCCTCCACCTCGGTTGCGCCGCCGCACTGTTCAACCTGCGCGTGTCCGCAGCCTGGATCGGCCTCCCGGTTCGCGTGCAGCTCTTGCCCGACGACGCCGAACCATGGCTGCTCGCCACGGTGACCCTCGATGAAACGACGGGCGCGGACCGCGAGCTGGCCTCCCTGCACGACGCCATCCGGCGTCGGCACACCAGCCGGTACCCCTTCAGCGAGGAGCCTGTGCCGACCGCACTGCTGGACGGTCTGTGGGCCGCTGCCCACTTGGAGGGCTGCCGGCTCACCGTCCCGGACACCTGGCACATCGACACCGTGCTCGGGCTGGTCCGGGACGCCGAACACCGCGAGGACATCGATCCGCTCGCCCAGGCGGAAACTGCGGCTTGGACCTCCCACACGCAGAGCGCTACAAACACCCGTCGCGATGGCATTCCAGCCGACGCATTCGGCCCCAAGGCTTCCGGTGGCCCCACCCCCGTGCGCGACTTCGGTTGGGCCAATCCCATACCGGACCGCGGCTGGGCTGTGTTCGAGAAGCGGCCGCAGCTGGCTCTGCTGAGCACCGAGGGGGACACGAAAGCCGACTGGTTGCGCGCCGGCCAGGCAATGGAGCGCGTCCTTCTGCAGGCCACCGCTGACGGAATTGCCACGTCGATGACGTCCCATCCCTTGGAATGGCCGGAGCTGCGGTGGACGGTGCGAGACCCGGTCGCGGCCATGGGACACGTGCAGATGGTCTTCCGCCTCGGCTACGGCCCCGCAGGCCCCGACACGCCCCGTCGCCCGCTGACCGAGGTCCTGGAAGTCCGGGAGTAGACCCATGGGCGCCCACTGCGGTTCAGCCTTCCCGAGGGTGGCGGTGTGGTCGGGTACGGCGGTCTGCAACTCCTTGGACGGACGCTCGTAGCCCGTGGACCGCGGCCGCGGCCGCGGCGACAAGGTCAGCGACGGTACCGCCACGTCCGCCCAGGCCGGGAATCGCGTTGGGGGTGCTGCCGCGTAGATGGCGAGGATGTCCCAGCCTCGGGCGCGCAGCAGTGTCGGCCGGGCGCGCAGGCGGGCCAGCGGCCATCGCCAGTCCGGCGGGCAGCAGGGTGAGCAAGCTGTCGGGTACTGGGTGGGGACGGGGCCAGGTGGTGTTACCGGCGGGCGGCTGCGGTCATGGCGAGGCCGGTGATGAGCAGGGCCAAGCCGATGATGAGTATGGGGAAGCCAGGTCCGGGCAGGAAGTACATCGCCACCTCTGCCACCGTCGCACCGGCCGTCATGGCCCGCGGGTTGGTGGCGAGCGCCGACTACCGCTGGGCACTGCCCGGATGCCGGAGCTCGCTGTGGCCGTGCGGATGACCATCGCGGCGATGACGATGACGGGCGCCAGCAGCGAGCATCGCCGCCGGCATCAGCTGGGCAGCCCGTCCGTATGAGCAGTGGTGCCCTCGGCAGCCGTGTCGTGCTGGTAGATATCGGGGATTCCGTCGTTGTCGGCGTCGAGGTTCTCCGCCTCGTACAGGCGCCGGTAGACGGTGTTGCGCCGACGCAGCAGGACGGCTGCAAGGAGGGCGGCGATCAGGGAGGCGACGAGTACGGCGGCTTTTACGTGCTCGGCGCTCTGGCCGTCGGGGAAGGCGAGTTCCCCGATCAGGAGGGCGACGGTGAAGCCGATCCCCGCCAGCACCGACAGGCCGAGGACATCGGCCCAGGCGAGGTCGGGGTTGAGCTGGGCGCGGGTGAAGCGGGCGGCCAGGTAGGTTCCGGCGAAGATGCCCACCGTCTTGCCGACGACCAGGCCGATCACCACGCCGAGGGGCTCGGGGTTGGTGAACACCGCGCCCAGGGCGGGGCCGGAGATGCTCACCCCGGCAGCGAACAGCGCGAACAGCGGCACCGCGATACCGGCGGAGACTGGGTGGGCCAGGTGCGAGACCCGCGAAGCGGGCGAGACGTCCTCGCCTACGTCGCGGGTGGTGCGCAGGATCAGGCCCATGGCGACTCCGGCGACGGTGGCGTGGACGCCGCCGTTGTACATCAGCGCCCAGGTCACTACCCCGAGGGACACGTACCACCACCAGCCGTGCACCCGCAGCCGCTGCAGCAGGTAGAAGAGCACCAGGCCCCCGGCGGCTCCGGCGAGCGCCCACAGGTTCAGATCGGAGGTGAAGAACACCGCGATGATCAGGATCGCACCCAGGTCGTCGACGACGGCGAGGGTGAGGAGGAAGGCGCGCAGCGCGGCCGGCAGGTGCGTGGACAGCACCGCCAGGACCGCCAGGGCGAACGCGATGTCCGTGGCCATCGGGACCGCCCAGCCCGCACTGCTGCCGCCGCCCGCCGTGGTGGTGGCCAGGTAGAGGGCGGCGGGTACGGCCATCCCGCACAACGCGGCGATGACCGGCAGCGCGGCTGTGGCCGCGGTGCGCAGCTCACCGACGACCAGCTCGCGCTTCAGCTCGATCCCGGCCACGAGGAAGAACACGGCCAGCAGCCCGTCCGCCGTCCAGTGCCCCACCGACAGATCCAGGCCGAGGGCCGGTATCCCGAAGTGGAAGTCGCGCACGGACGCGTATGCCGCGCTCCACGGGCTGTTGGCCCAGATCAGCGCGAGGACGGCCGCACCGAGGAGGACCAGGCCGCCGACGGTCTCGGTGCGCAGGGCGCGGGTGATCGCCTTCCGTTCTGGCAAGGGCAGCAGTCCGAGGAAAGGGGAGCGGGTGCCGGCCATGGCAGTGGCCTCCGGTATGTCGACGACGAGAGGGCACACTGCCCCCAGGACGCCGACCAGACTTCCCGGCACACCGCGCGCCAGCTCTTGACGCGTTCTTTACACCGTATCCACCCGAGGGCAGGCTGTCTGCCCCGGACGCCTCCGCAAGATCACAACGGTGTCAGGCTGTCATCAGTCCTGGCGTAAGGCGCAACACCATGCAGCGATGGCGGCGAGCACGAGTGCGGCGGCTACGTAGAGCTCGGGCCGCTCGGCGGGCATCGTGTAGAAGACAGCGCCCGCGATCGCGGGGATCGCGCCCTCACCGGCAGGGGCGAGGCCAGACAGCGAGCGGGGTGGCGGGTCACCGCGGGTCAGGACCCGGCAGGCGAGGCGTGGTGCAGGCGCGTACGGAGCGTTTCGGCGTGTGGCCGGCTGAGCCCGGAGTTTGTCGAATTGTTCGGTGGCGGCCTGCTCGTACTCGCGCACACGCCGCAGCAGGGCCTCGCGCTCGCCGTGTCGAGGCCGGGCAAGGCTGAACTGCTCTGCACCGAGCAGCCCGGCGGAGCACGGGGTCATGTGGGCAGGCGGGGCGGGCGGGTTCCGAGGCTGGTGACGGCAGCCACGGCGGAGAGAGCGGCGAGGAGTACGAACAGGGCGGGGTAGCCGCCGAGCGGTGCGGCGAGGGCGGCGCCGGCGAAGGGGGCGAGGGCGGCCGCGGTGTGGGCTGGTGCGGCAAGGAGCCCGGAGAGACGGCCGTAGTGGGTGGTGCCCCAGCGGTCGGTGACGGCAGTGGCCTGGAGGAGGGTGAGGTTGCCGCGGACTGTTCCCGCGACCACGGCGAGTGCGACCAAGAGTGCGTAGGCCCGGCGATGACCCCGAGAGCGGCGGTGGTGAGGCCGCCGAGGCCGACCAGTGCGGTGGTGCGGGTGGTGGTGCCGGTGCGGCGGGCCAGGGTGGCGTAGAGGGTGCGGCCGAGGGTCTGTCCGGCGCCGCCGAGTCCGAGGGCCCAGGCGGCTTGGGAGGTGGTGTAGCCGCGTTCGAGCAGGAGGGGCACGAGTCCCATCACGACGGCGTACATCGCGAACCCGGAGAGGGCGAAGGTGGCGGCCAGCATCCCGAACGCCCTGCTGCGCACCGCGGAATCGCTGCCGTCGGCGGCATGGGCGGGGCCTTTGGCGGCGGGCGGCCAGGGGGCTTTGAGCGCGAGGGCGTGGGCGGGGATCGTAACGAGGGTGAGGATCGCGGCGAGCGCGGTGTAGGTGCCGCGCCAGGACATGTGGTCGGCGAGGACGGCGGTCAGGGGTGCGTAGAGCGTGGAGGCGAGGCCGCCTGCGAGGGTGACGATGGTCAGGGCGTGGATGTGGTCGGGGCCCCACCAGCGGGTGAGGGCGGCGAAGGCGGGCTGGTAGAAGGTGGCGGCCATCGCCGCTCCGGCCAGCAGCCACCCTGCGGAGAAGACGGCGAGGTTGGGGGCGGCGGCCACGGTGAGCAGGCTGAGCACGCCGAGGACGGAGCCGGCGGTCATGACGAGGCGGGGGCCGCGGTGGTCCAGGACGCGGCCGACGTAGATGCCGGTGAAGGCGGAGACGAGGAGGGCGGCGGAGAACGCGGCGGTGGTGGCGCCCGCGCTCCAGCCGGTGTCGGCGGTGATGGCGGGGTTCAGGACGGGGAAGGCGTAGTAGAGGATTCCCCAGCTGGTGATCTGGGTGACGCACAGGGCGGGCAGTGCGGCGCGTGGCCGAGACCGGACCCCCGTCCCGGTCGCGGCCACGCCGGCCTCGGTGTGCGGCATGTTGTTCAGCAGCCGCCGGAAGAGGGGGCGGGGGCGCCGACGGTGAGGGTCGCGGGCGCCGCGCAGCAGCCGCCTCCGCTGGTCTCTTCGGCGGCCGCGGGCTGGTCGAAGAGGCCGGCGCCGCCGCAGACTCCGGTCTCGGGGAGGGTGAGTTCGACGCGTTCGGCGGCTTCCTGGTCGCCGGCGAGGTGGGCGGCGATGGAGCGGACCTGCTCGTAGCCGGTCATGGCGAGGAAGGTCGGGGCGCGGCCGTAGGACTTCATGCCGACGAGGTAGACGCCCTGTTCGGGGTGGGACAGCTCGTTCACGCCGTGCGGGTAGACGGTGCCGCACGAGTGCTGGTTCGGATCGATCAGCGGCGCGAGCTCGACCGGTGCCTGGAGGCGCTCGTCCAGGCCCAGGCGCAGCTCGGAGACGAAGGACAGGTCGGGACGCAGGCCGGTCAGGACGATGACCTCGTCGACCGCGTCGAGGCGGCGGCCGTCCTCGGCGACCAGGATCAGGCGGCCGTCGCTGTCGCGCTGGATGGCGTCGGTGCGGAAGCCGGTGACGGCGTCGGCGTAGCCGTTGTCGACGGCGGCCTTGGCGGCCAGGCCGAGGGCTCCGCGGGCGGGGAGCTGGTCGGCGCTGCCGCCGCCGAAGGTGGAGCCGGAGATACCGCGGCGCAGGATCCAGGTGGCATGTGTGCCGGTGGCGTCCTCGGCCTTGGCGAGGTCGGCGAGGTAGGCCAGCGCGGTGAAGGCGGAGGCGCCCGAGCCGATGACGGCGGTGCGCTTGCCCGCGTACCGGGTCCGGGTGGCCGGGTTCTTGAGGTCGGGGATGCGGTAGGAGATCCGGTCGCCTGCAGCCTTCTCGCCGAGGGCGGGCAGGCCGTCGCCGCCGATGGGGCTCGGGGTGGACCAGGTGCCGGAGGCGTCGATGACGGCGGAGGCCAGGATGCGCTCCTCGGTGCCGTCCGCGTTCGCGATGCGCACGGTGAAGGGCTGCTGCTCGCGGTCGGCGTCCACGATCCGGTCGCGGCCGAGGCGGGAGACGCCGGTGACGGTGGCGCCGTAGCGGACCCTTTCCCCTAGGACGTCGGCGAGGGGCTGGAGGTAGAGGGCGGCCCAGTCGGCGCCGGAGGGGTACGTCGCGCCGTCGGGTGCCGTCCAGCCGGTAGGGGCCAGAAGCTTCTCGGCGGCCGGGTCCACGAGCTCGGACCAGGTGGAGAACAGCCGAACGTGACCCCATTCGCGTACCGCGGTGGCGGCGGCTGCTCCGGATTCCAGGACCAGGGGCTTGATGCCGCGCCCGGTGAGGTGGGCTGCGGCCGCCAGGCCGGCGGGGCCGGCTCCGATCACGGCGACGGGCAGGGCTTCAGTGGATGCGTTCACGACGGCTCCCCAATTGATTCGACGTCTGTCGATGTCCTGACCTAAAGAGTGCACCTGGTATCGACATTCGTCAACATAGACATCTGTCGAAGCCTGAAGGATGATGGAGGCATGTCCACTGTGAAGGTGTTGCCGCTGCTGGAGCCGGAGGCCGCGGCCCCGTGCTGCCCGCCCCTGACCGAGCGCCCACTGACGGCCGAGGAGGCCGAACGGACCGCCCTGATGTTCAAGGCCCTCGGCGACCCGGTACGCCTGCGCCTGTTCTCCGCCGTCGCCTCCCACGAGGGCGGTGAGGCGTGCGTGTGCGACATCTCCGACGTCGGCGTCTCCCAGCCCACCGTCTCCCACCACCTGAAGAAGCTCCGCGAGGCGGGCCTGCTCTCCTCCGAACGGCGCGGGACCTGGGTGTACTACCGGGTCGAACCGACCATCCTCGCGGCCATGGGCCAGCTCCTCACCCGCGCGGCCACCGCGTGAGCATCACCATCACGCCGCTGACCGACGGGCACGCTGACGAGGTCCTGGCGATCTACCAGGCGGGTATCGACGAGGGCAACGCCACCTTCGAGACCACCGCCCCGACCTGGGCCGAGTTCGACGCGGCGAGGCTACCCGAGCACCGCTTCGCCGCGCTCGACACCGACGGCAAGGTGCTCGGGTGGGTTGCCGCCACCCGGGTCTCCGACCGTTGCGCGTACGCGGGCGTTGTCGAGCACTCCGTCTATGTCCACCCCGGCGCCCGGGGCCGCGGTGTCGCCGGGCAGCTCCTGGCGGCGCTGGTGGAGTCGACCGAGGCCGCAGGGATCTGGACGATCCAGTCCGGGGTCTTCCCTGAGAACGCCGCCAGCCTCGCCGTCCACGCGCGGGCCGGATTCCGGGTCATCGGCACCCGCGAGCGCATCGGCCGCCATCACGGCGCCTGGCGGGACGTGGTCCTGCTGGAGCGCCGCAGCGCCAGCGTCACGTGAGGTCTGTTCCTCTCACCTGCCGGTCGGTGCTGGAGGCTGTTCGGCCCGGTCCTGATCAATTGCGTCGCCTTTGTCGAGAGCCCGGTTCCAGGCCTCGCTGTGGATCTGCAAGTCCTCCGGGGGCAGTTCGAGGTCCCCGTGGACGCGCACGGTGCTGGTGTCCCACGGCCGTCGCCCGTCGTGGCGCTGGGTGAGCAAGACGCCGAGCGCCGATGATTCCTCGGTCCGGCCGGTGCGATTGGTGACCTCATGGTGGCGAAGCTGCACGCAGGCGGTGAACGCCGCTTGAACGTCACGGT
This genomic window contains:
- a CDS encoding GNAT family N-acetyltransferase, with translation MSITITPLTDGHADEVLAIYQAGIDEGNATFETTAPTWAEFDAARLPEHRFAALDTDGKVLGWVAATRVSDRCAYAGVVEHSVYVHPGARGRGVAGQLLAALVESTEAAGIWTIQSGVFPENAASLAVHARAGFRVIGTRERIGRHHGAWRDVVLLERRSASVT
- a CDS encoding helix-turn-helix transcriptional regulator, which encodes MSTVKVLPLLEPEAAAPCCPPLTERPLTAEEAERTALMFKALGDPVRLRLFSAVASHEGGEACVCDISDVGVSQPTVSHHLKKLREAGLLSSERRGTWVYYRVEPTILAAMGQLLTRAATA
- a CDS encoding universal stress protein → MSNRITVGLDGSGAGSAAADWAADEAELRGAALELVHAEDWAQYGPFAAPLPEPRPQWAEDLLSLTRDRLLREHRTLDITTRTTKGLAASKVLASSAADADLLVLGSRGLGAVAGFIVGSTGSATIPETDTPVVLVRSTDGEDRPLGHADNAGAVVLGVDLRSNCDRLLAFACEEADRRGCPLVVVHGWSLPPVFSYAPALDPGVEKEMAEGLETTLRELLSPWERKYPQLAVDARIVIGQPAIQILDVASGAALVVVGRRIRRPALGARIGPITHAVMHHATSPVAIVAHD
- a CDS encoding CBS domain-containing protein; this encodes MRHRSVADLMTHTAVTVRRTTAFKEIARLLREFDITAMPVIDEAGHPVGVVSEADLLRRRPAGGAATAEDLMTSPAVTARPGWSVVRAARIMQRHRVKRLPVVDEEGRVVGILSRSDLIQLFLRRDHAIQEEILEDVLTRTLHLAPSAITVEVDDGLVTLSGTVPQPGLLPVVVRLCQSVDGVVDVDNRLTSTEAERR
- a CDS encoding nitroreductase family protein; translated protein: MTTTYLDPDTVIQLVGDAVTAPSMHNAQPWKFVFHVDSGALALYGDRERAMPRTDPNHRGLHLGCAAALFNLRVSAAWIGLPVRVQLLPDDAEPWLLATVTLDETTGADRELASLHDAIRRRHTSRYPFSEEPVPTALLDGLWAAAHLEGCRLTVPDTWHIDTVLGLVRDAEHREDIDPLAQAETAAWTSHTQSATNTRRDGIPADAFGPKASGGPTPVRDFGWANPIPDRGWAVFEKRPQLALLSTEGDTKADWLRAGQAMERVLLQATADGIATSMTSHPLEWPELRWTVRDPVAAMGHVQMVFRLGYGPAGPDTPRRPLTEVLEVRE
- the nhaA gene encoding Na+/H+ antiporter NhaA — translated: MAGTRSPFLGLLPLPERKAITRALRTETVGGLVLLGAAVLALIWANSPWSAAYASVRDFHFGIPALGLDLSVGHWTADGLLAVFFLVAGIELKRELVVGELRTAATAALPVIAALCGMAVPAALYLATTTAGGGSSAGWAVPMATDIAFALAVLAVLSTHLPAALRAFLLTLAVVDDLGAILIIAVFFTSDLNLWALAGAAGGLVLFYLLQRLRVHGWWWYVSLGVVTWALMYNGGVHATVAGVAMGLILRTTRDVGEDVSPASRVSHLAHPVSAGIAVPLFALFAAGVSISGPALGAVFTNPEPLGVVIGLVVGKTVGIFAGTYLAARFTRAQLNPDLAWADVLGLSVLAGIGFTVALLIGELAFPDGQSAEHVKAAVLVASLIAALLAAVLLRRRNTVYRRLYEAENLDADNDGIPDIYQHDTAAEGTTAHTDGLPS
- a CDS encoding NAD(P)-binding domain-containing protein; this encodes MNASTEALPVAVIGAGPAGLAAAAHLTGRGIKPLVLESGAAAATAVREWGHVRLFSTWSELVDPAAEKLLAPTGWTAPDGATYPSGADWAALYLQPLADVLGERVRYGATVTGVSRLGRDRIVDADREQQPFTVRIANADGTEERILASAVIDASGTWSTPSPIGGDGLPALGEKAAGDRISYRIPDLKNPATRTRYAGKRTAVIGSGASAFTALAYLADLAKAEDATGTHATWILRRGISGSTFGGGSADQLPARGALGLAAKAAVDNGYADAVTGFRTDAIQRDSDGRLILVAEDGRRLDAVDEVIVLTGLRPDLSFVSELRLGLDERLQAPVELAPLIDPNQHSCGTVYPHGVNELSHPEQGVYLVGMKSYGRAPTFLAMTGYEQVRSIAAHLAGDQEAAERVELTLPETGVCGGAGLFDQPAAAEETSGGGCCAAPATLTVGAPAPSSGGC
- a CDS encoding universal stress protein, producing the protein MKTHVTVGVDGSAESRAAARWAAQEAVLRQVPLRLVHAVDWPLDPVFPGLGRQDVDRWADQALTEAAQELHGRHPRLEITTRCLTARPAAALAAEAADAGLLVLGSRGLGGLVGFIVGSVAMSTVVATDTPVVLVRLADDPDGPGTGSSGEVVVGVDIHEACDRVLAFAFEEAARRDCPLRAVHGWKMPPAYSYVPFFDPDNERDIGRSVTHMVDDMLLPWQHKFPDVNVSHNVFMGSAGEHLIRASQGAGLVVVGRHVRRSTLGAHLGSVAHAVLHHAAAPVAVIAHD
- a CDS encoding CBS domain-containing protein, producing MKHLKVADLMTDEVVSVAPGTAFKDVAKLLAQYDISGVPVLDDEDRVVGVVSQTDLLAHTLPGHHSSEQGITAAGPPTAGDVMSVPAVTVHAEETVADAARLMTRRSIERLPVVDVEDRLVGIVTRRDLLRMFLRPDSEIRRRVTGEVLTEVLGVPPGDIDVHVVDGIVTLDGQVERRSQLPALLSLVERLDGVVAVASRVTARTDDTATHADHARHAMPW
- a CDS encoding CBS domain-containing protein, with product MKHLRTVEDVMTHAVISVDRGTAFKDIVEELRMWNVSALPVLAQDGQVVGVVSEADLLLKPQGTDTAHDTTAEQLMTRPAVTVTKDATIPTAARLMARRHLKRLPVVDGDGRLVGVVSRGDLLKVFLRPDEDIGAEIRELITYQLLPQLPAEAHVHAHGPVEVHVHVANGIVYLNGSLPDPALEDIVVRAAGTVPGVVDVKADFTAPVSA